A single window of Longimicrobiales bacterium DNA harbors:
- the def gene encoding peptide deformylase, translated as MRYLGDPVLRTVAEPVADVTDEIRTLITDMFETMYAEDGVGLAAPQVGVSQRVIVVDPRDESVQPFALVNPEIRSASEEIERGEEGCLSLPGLKEMVDRSKSVTVTGLSDRGEPVTIEAEGLLARILQHEIDHINGILFIDRVSALKRKMLLKRWEKVRP; from the coding sequence ATACCTTGGCGACCCGGTTCTGCGCACCGTGGCGGAGCCGGTCGCGGACGTGACGGACGAAATCCGCACGCTCATTACCGACATGTTCGAAACGATGTACGCGGAGGACGGCGTCGGGCTGGCCGCCCCGCAGGTCGGCGTGAGTCAGCGCGTCATCGTCGTGGACCCGCGCGACGAGAGCGTGCAGCCGTTCGCACTCGTGAACCCGGAGATCCGCTCCGCCTCGGAGGAGATCGAGCGAGGCGAGGAGGGTTGTCTGAGCCTGCCGGGGCTGAAGGAGATGGTCGACCGTTCGAAGAGCGTGACCGTCACCGGCCTGAGCGACCGGGGAGAGCCCGTCACCATCGAGGCGGAAGGACTGCTCGCGCGCATCCTGCAGCACGAGATCGATCACATCAATGGCATCCTGTTCATCGATCGCGTGAGCGCGCTCAAGCGCAAGATGCTGCTCAAGCGGTGGGAGAAGGTTCGGCCGTGA
- a CDS encoding methionyl-tRNA formyltransferase yields MKVVFWGTPDFAVPSLQALLGEMHEVVAVVTQPDRRAGRGRTLRASPVKLLAQEEQIPLLQPERARAPEFLEELKEYDADANVVVAYGQILPRSVLEVWPRGSFNVHASLLPALRGAAPINWAIDRGDTRTGVTI; encoded by the coding sequence ATGAAGGTAGTCTTCTGGGGCACCCCGGACTTCGCCGTGCCGTCGCTCCAGGCGCTGCTGGGCGAGATGCACGAGGTCGTCGCGGTCGTGACGCAGCCGGACCGGCGCGCCGGCCGCGGCCGCACGCTGCGCGCCTCACCGGTCAAGCTGCTCGCGCAGGAGGAACAGATCCCGCTGCTGCAGCCGGAGCGCGCGCGGGCGCCGGAGTTCCTCGAGGAGCTGAAGGAATACGACGCGGACGCGAACGTCGTCGTCGCGTACGGCCAGATCCTGCCGCGCTCCGTGCTCGAGGTCTGGCCGCGCGGCTCGTTCAACGTCCACGCCTCGCTGCTGCCCGCGCTGCGCGGTGCGGCGCCGATCAACTGGGCAATCGATCGGGGCGACACCAGGACGGGCGTCACGATCA